One genomic window of Helicobacter canis includes the following:
- the hemN gene encoding oxygen-independent coproporphyrinogen III oxidase, with amino-acid sequence MKVDSSTAIDFAFLARYSTQAPRYTSYPTAVEFTQDFSYDDLKQAFQRSDQRAKVDSTPLSLYVHLPFCRSACYFCGCNVIYTSKEDKKDRYIAYLQKELAIISSLLDTTREVVQLHFGGGTPSFFDEKQLARVIELVRKSFPNFASNAEVSCEIDPRYFTPKQMQALRAGGFNRLSFGVQDFDEAVQEAVHRFQSVELVQRAVTIARNAGISSINFDLIYGLPNQSVKSFMQTLEKVVSLDPDRLAIFNYAHIPWMKKTMRKIDENALPSPESKLEILQSTIDFLTQKGFMMIGMDHFAKKSDELYHALESHSLRRNFQGYTTRGFSQTIGIGLTSIGEGYDYYAQNTKDLAEYEKAIDQGRLPLERGIALSEEDRMRKSVIMELMNNLCIEFAPFAQQWGRDFRAYFAKELARLQEYIELGILLHNEKGLYTTPTGAMLIRNIAMVFDTYLEKSQKRAFSKTI; translated from the coding sequence TTAGCTATGATGATTTAAAGCAAGCCTTTCAACGCAGCGATCAAAGGGCAAAAGTGGATTCTACTCCGCTCTCACTCTATGTGCATTTGCCATTTTGCCGCAGTGCCTGCTACTTTTGTGGCTGCAATGTCATCTACACAAGCAAAGAAGACAAAAAAGACCGCTACATAGCGTATCTACAAAAGGAGCTAGCGATTATATCAAGCCTGCTAGATACGACAAGAGAGGTGGTGCAGCTGCACTTTGGTGGGGGGACGCCGAGCTTTTTTGATGAGAAGCAATTAGCACGAGTGATAGAGCTTGTGCGCAAAAGCTTCCCCAATTTTGCGAGCAATGCAGAGGTGAGCTGTGAGATTGACCCGCGCTATTTCACGCCTAAGCAAATGCAGGCTCTGCGTGCAGGTGGGTTTAATCGCCTAAGCTTTGGGGTGCAAGACTTTGATGAAGCAGTGCAAGAAGCGGTGCATAGATTCCAGAGTGTAGAGCTTGTGCAAAGGGCTGTAACAATCGCTAGAAATGCCGGCATTAGCTCGATCAATTTTGATCTTATCTATGGCTTGCCTAATCAAAGTGTGAAAAGCTTTATGCAAACGCTAGAAAAGGTGGTAAGCCTAGATCCAGATCGCCTAGCGATTTTCAACTACGCCCATATCCCGTGGATGAAAAAGACTATGCGCAAAATCGATGAAAACGCCCTGCCAAGCCCAGAAAGCAAGCTTGAGATACTACAATCCACGATTGATTTTCTCACGCAAAAAGGCTTTATGATGATTGGTATGGATCACTTTGCCAAAAAGAGCGATGAGCTCTACCACGCGCTAGAGTCGCACTCTTTGCGCCGCAATTTTCAAGGATACACGACTCGTGGATTTTCACAGACGATTGGCATAGGGCTGACTTCTATCGGCGAGGGCTATGACTATTACGCGCAAAATACCAAAGACCTAGCCGAGTATGAAAAAGCCATAGATCAGGGCAGGCTGCCGCTAGAGAGAGGAATTGCCCTAAGTGAAGAAGATAGAATGCGCAAAAGTGTCATTATGGAGCTTATGAATAATCTATGCATAGAGTTCGCGCCTTTTGCGCAGCAGTGGGGGCGTGATTTTAGGGCGTATTTTGCCAAAGAGCTAGCGCGCCTACAAGAATACATCGAGCTAGGCATTTTGCTCCATAATGAAAAGGGGCTTTACACCACGCCCACAGGAGCTATGCTTATCCGCAATATCGCTATGGTCTTTGATACCTACCTAGAGAAATCCCAAAAACGCGCCTTTAGTAAGACAATATGA
- a CDS encoding (Fe-S)-binding protein, giving the protein MIDFKAVSQACVKCGKCIPSCTIYQIHREEVTSPRGYLDLVGAYARGELQLDKLAKEYFESCFLCTTCVQACPSNLGVDVAIEQIRIDIAQQYGIAWYKRAYFFLLKHRKLMDMVFRIVAFISPCVFKQGKQGNTLPFSKRVIFPFGKKSFLNTYSGLIPASAPKSQNLAHNKVAIFIGCLANYNYQNVGISLLKILDKLGIDALVPSQECCGAPAFFTGDIASVLTLIKRNIEYFESFIDEVDAILIPEATCAAMLMHDWENALKRDEQAHTLIPRLRKLTSKMAMASQWLYHHTTLATLLESLRDSACGLESGISSPRELDRPQVLSHPHGSKNPNSSSTILESRSPTITYHDPCHAKKVLKIHREPRALLAKSHRIIEMSEPDRCCGFGGVSMQSDRYKLTLQAGAPKAQMIASTQAHIVSAECSACRMQLTNALAQAQVSTKFMHPLELIASDLDSCTLAPQL; this is encoded by the coding sequence ATGATAGATTTTAAAGCAGTTTCTCAAGCGTGTGTGAAATGCGGCAAATGTATCCCTAGCTGCACGATTTATCAAATCCATAGAGAAGAAGTAACTTCACCTAGGGGGTATTTGGATCTCGTAGGGGCGTATGCTAGGGGGGAGCTGCAGCTTGATAAGCTTGCAAAAGAGTATTTTGAATCCTGCTTTTTATGCACCACTTGCGTGCAAGCCTGCCCATCAAATCTTGGTGTCGATGTAGCCATTGAGCAAATCCGCATAGACATTGCCCAGCAGTATGGGATCGCGTGGTATAAAAGGGCGTATTTTTTCTTGCTAAAGCACCGCAAGCTTATGGATATGGTCTTTCGCATAGTAGCCTTTATCTCGCCCTGTGTGTTTAAGCAAGGCAAGCAGGGCAATACTCTGCCCTTTAGCAAGCGCGTGATCTTTCCCTTTGGCAAAAAAAGCTTTCTTAACACTTACAGCGGGCTGATCCCAGCTAGTGCGCCTAAATCCCAGAATCTAGCGCATAATAAAGTGGCGATTTTTATCGGCTGCTTGGCGAATTATAACTACCAAAATGTCGGCATAAGCTTGCTAAAAATCCTAGATAAGCTAGGGATTGACGCGCTTGTGCCAAGCCAGGAGTGCTGCGGTGCGCCAGCATTTTTCACCGGCGATATTGCAAGTGTGCTAACGCTCATTAAGCGCAATATCGAGTATTTTGAGAGCTTTATTGATGAGGTAGATGCGATCTTAATCCCAGAGGCGACTTGCGCGGCTATGCTTATGCACGATTGGGAAAACGCCCTAAAGCGCGATGAGCAAGCACACACGCTGATCCCGCGTCTGCGCAAGCTTACAAGCAAAATGGCTATGGCAAGCCAGTGGCTCTACCACCACACTACTCTTGCTACCCTGCTAGAATCCTTGAGGGATTCGGCTTGTGGGCTAGAATCGGGGATTTCATCGCCGCGCGAGCTCGATAGACCTCAAGTCTTATCTCACCCGCACGGCTCGAAAAACCCCAATTCTAGCTCCACAATCCTAGAATCCCGCAGCCCCACCATCACCTACCACGACCCCTGCCACGCCAAAAAGGTGCTAAAAATCCACCGCGAGCCGCGAGCCTTGCTAGCAAAATCGCACCGCATTATCGAGATGAGCGAGCCAGATAGATGCTGCGGCTTTGGCGGGGTGAGTATGCAAAGTGATCGCTACAAGCTCACGCTACAAGCTGGCGCGCCAAAGGCACAGATGATAGCTAGCACGCAAGCCCACATTGTCAGCGCAGAGTGCAGCGCGTGCAGAATGCAGCTTACCAACGCCCTAGCCCAAGCCCAAGTTAGCACGAAGTTTATGCACCCCCTAGAGTTAATCGCTAGCGATTTAGACTCTTGCACTTTAGCCCCCCAGCTCTAA
- a CDS encoding type II restriction endonuclease, translated as MDKQEFKEKFRIFLNTLENKLCENAEWKIKGFIDSDKSIFSLSNDTKLISKILEIHIFPFIAEFAKTNCFDIILPTHQNYYPDLSFVSQKDSTIKFALDLKTTYRNEKNPHLCNGFTLGSHGEYFRNRNSNKNIQFPYKEYLGHFCLGVIYDRVFIDELQRYELQDLNTIQSVIKNLTLFFVEKYKIASDSSGSGNTANIGSIKNIDDIVNERGVFAELGENIFDDYWINYGQINITDSKGNVKKITKLSEYLAYRGKSGREMGDKI; from the coding sequence ATGGATAAGCAAGAATTCAAAGAAAAATTTAGAATCTTTCTTAACACTTTAGAAAATAAACTTTGTGAAAATGCAGAGTGGAAAATTAAAGGGTTTATTGATAGTGATAAAAGTATTTTTTCACTATCAAATGACACAAAGCTAATTTCTAAAATTTTAGAAATCCATATTTTCCCCTTTATAGCAGAATTTGCAAAAACAAATTGTTTTGACATTATTTTACCCACTCATCAAAATTATTATCCAGACCTATCTTTTGTATCACAAAAAGATTCTACAATTAAGTTCGCACTTGATTTAAAAACAACTTATCGCAATGAAAAAAATCCACATTTATGCAATGGCTTTACTCTAGGCTCACACGGAGAATATTTTAGAAATAGAAACTCAAATAAAAATATTCAATTTCCTTACAAAGAATATTTAGGGCATTTTTGCCTAGGTGTGATTTATGATAGGGTTTTCATTGATGAGTTGCAAAGATATGAATTACAAGATTTAAACACAATCCAATCAGTGATAAAAAATCTTACTTTATTTTTTGTTGAAAAATATAAAATTGCAAGTGATTCTAGTGGCAGTGGCAATACTGCAAACATAGGAAGTATTAAAAATATCGATGATATTGTCAATGAAAGAGGTGTATTTGCAGAGCTTGGAGAAAATATATTTGATGATTATTGGATAAATTATGGGCAAATAAATATCACGGATTCTAAAGGTAATGTAAAAAAGATTACAAAACTTTCTGAATATTTAGCATATAGAGGCAAAAGTGGGAGAGAAATGGGAGATAAGATATGA
- a CDS encoding Dam family site-specific DNA-(adenine-N6)-methyltransferase — protein sequence MKTLIPPLKIQGIKSKLVAHIKSHISWNYQGMYFEPFMGSGVVGFNIAPKRAVFSDNNPHIIHFYQAIQQGIISRDSIREYLYKESLFLQKDGQKHYAKVRERFNQNHNPFDFLFLNRSCFNGLMRFNAKGGFNVPYCKKDSRFSQGYITKIANQVDWVSKLIQNNNYEFRICDFTDSLQMAKRGDFIYCDPPYIDRHSDYFNAWNENKENELFCLLKATKAQFMLSTWHSNQYRENIYFDTFWKNFHSDIIEHFYHLGASENNRNSIKELLVKNYINDIVANTNHLTQQSLFE from the coding sequence ATGAAAACTCTTATTCCACCTCTTAAAATTCAAGGTATTAAAAGTAAGCTTGTCGCCCATATTAAGAGCCACATTTCTTGGAATTATCAGGGAATGTATTTTGAGCCTTTTATGGGTAGTGGTGTTGTGGGGTTTAATATCGCACCAAAAAGAGCAGTTTTTAGCGATAACAATCCTCATATTATTCATTTTTATCAAGCTATACAGCAAGGTATTATCAGTCGAGATTCTATTAGGGAATATCTTTATAAAGAAAGTTTATTTTTACAAAAAGATGGGCAAAAACACTACGCAAAAGTAAGGGAACGATTTAATCAAAATCACAATCCTTTTGATTTTTTATTTCTCAATCGCAGTTGTTTTAATGGGCTAATGCGTTTTAATGCAAAAGGCGGATTTAATGTGCCTTATTGCAAAAAAGATTCCCGCTTTTCTCAAGGTTATATCACAAAAATCGCTAATCAAGTAGATTGGGTAAGCAAACTTATACAAAACAATAACTATGAGTTCAGAATCTGTGATTTTACAGATAGCTTACAGATGGCAAAAAGGGGGGATTTTATCTATTGCGACCCACCTTATATTGATAGACACTCGGATTATTTTAATGCGTGGAATGAGAATAAGGAAAATGAGCTTTTTTGTCTTTTAAAGGCGACAAAAGCACAATTTATGCTATCCACTTGGCATAGCAATCAATATAGAGAGAATATCTATTTTGATACATTTTGGAAAAATTTTCATAGCGATATAATTGAGCATTTTTATCATTTAGGAGCAAGTGAAAACAATAGAAACTCCATTAAGGAGTTATTAGTAAAAAACTATATTAACGATATTGTAGCAAATACTAATCATCTCACACAACAATCATTATTTGAATAA
- a CDS encoding type II toxin-antitoxin system death-on-curing family toxin: protein MRYLSLQEVQKIHDDMLDEIGGLKGANPKQIALLDSALTQIQNDDYYPSFIDKLTHLMFACVKFHPFADGNKRTTLLIGDAFIMLNHKATPKDFYQKLEDVIVSVASDELSKDELAQILSAMLKGVE, encoded by the coding sequence ATGAGATATTTAAGCTTACAAGAAGTGCAAAAAATCCACGATGATATGCTAGATGAAATAGGCGGACTAAAAGGGGCAAATCCTAAGCAAATCGCCCTTTTAGATTCCGCACTAACACAAATCCAAAATGATGACTACTACCCAAGCTTTATAGACAAGCTTACGCATTTAATGTTTGCCTGTGTGAAGTTCCACCCCTTTGCAGACGGGAATAAACGCACCACATTACTTATAGGCGATGCGTTTATAATGCTAAATCACAAAGCCACACCAAAGGACTTTTACCAAAAGCTAGAAGATGTAATTGTAAGCGTAGCAAGTGATGAGCTAAGCAAAGACGAGTTAGCACAGATTCTAAGTGCTATGCTAAAAGGCGTTGAATGA
- a CDS encoding DUF779 domain-containing protein produces the protein MEMLIDDKAQALIDKLESLHGAVLFYQSFGCCDGSVPLCYAKKDFTLGSNDVCIARSGNGIELWTHQSQADFYQGRTFHLSAEEGLANEYSLEYETNMRFVVV, from the coding sequence ATGGAAATGTTGATCGATGACAAAGCACAAGCTCTCATTGATAAGCTAGAATCCTTGCACGGAGCGGTTTTGTTTTATCAAAGTTTTGGCTGCTGCGATGGCTCCGTGCCCTTATGCTATGCGAAAAAGGATTTTACACTTGGTAGCAATGATGTGTGTATCGCTAGAAGTGGCAATGGCATAGAGCTATGGACACATCAAAGTCAAGCAGATTTCTATCAAGGCAGGACTTTTCATCTTAGCGCAGAAGAAGGACTAGCAAATGAATATTCTTTAGAGTATGAAACAAATATGCGCTTTGTGGTGGTGTAA
- the tpx gene encoding thiol peroxidase has translation MVTLQGKAVSLYGKPIEVGQFAPIVYLTGKDFAPHKIGGATGKYQLISVIPSIDGGVCQTQTRTFYQKVSSLANVEIVCVSVDIPFALDRFCVADGISNISMLSDYKDNLFGKVYGLLLTDGMFEGLLTRAVLIVNTEGKVVYQEICKEIADEPDYDAALKALHA, from the coding sequence ATGGTAACACTACAAGGAAAAGCGGTAAGTCTCTATGGCAAGCCTATTGAAGTAGGGCAGTTTGCTCCTATTGTGTATCTCACAGGCAAAGATTTCGCGCCACATAAAATTGGCGGAGCAACTGGTAAGTATCAGCTTATTAGCGTTATCCCAAGCATTGATGGAGGCGTGTGCCAAACACAAACACGCACCTTTTATCAAAAGGTATCTTCACTTGCGAATGTAGAGATAGTGTGCGTATCGGTGGATATACCTTTTGCACTAGATCGATTTTGCGTAGCTGATGGCATTAGCAATATCTCTATGCTAAGTGATTATAAAGATAATCTATTTGGTAAGGTGTATGGGCTATTGCTTACAGATGGAATGTTTGAGGGCTTACTTACTCGTGCTGTGCTTATCGTAAATACTGAAGGCAAGGTGGTGTATCAAGAAATTTGTAAAGAGATCGCCGATGAGCCAGATTATGATGCTGCATTAAAAGCCCTACACGCATAA
- the adhP gene encoding alcohol dehydrogenase AdhP — protein MSIPKTMKAAVSKEFGKPLVIEEVEVPRPKAGEVLVKIEACGVCHTDLHAVDGDWPIKPKSNLIPGHEGIGKIVELGDGVTHLKIGDIVGIPWLYSACGHCEHCFGGWETLCESQKNGGYSVNGGFAEYAVADANYVGVCDPKLSHKELIDLAPILCAGVTVYKGLKMTEAKPGEWVTISGIGGLGHLAVQYAKAMGLRIAAVDVADDKLELAKRYGAEVVANAKTEDVVEKIRKETKGGTHGVLVTAVSPKAFEQAVKIARRGGTVAMNGLPPGEFPLEIFGMILNGVTVRGSIVGTRLDLQEAIEFAQTGRVKAHVSAAVKLEQVNEVFDKMRKGQIEGRMVLDMGA, from the coding sequence TGATAGAAGAAGTTGAAGTCCCACGCCCAAAAGCAGGGGAAGTTCTTGTGAAAATTGAAGCGTGTGGTGTGTGCCATACAGATTTACACGCAGTCGATGGCGACTGGCCCATCAAACCCAAGTCAAATCTTATCCCCGGACACGAGGGCATTGGCAAAATCGTCGAGCTAGGTGATGGTGTTACGCATTTAAAAATTGGCGATATTGTTGGGATCCCTTGGCTATATAGTGCTTGTGGGCATTGCGAGCATTGCTTTGGCGGTTGGGAGACACTTTGCGAGAGTCAAAAAAATGGTGGATACTCTGTGAATGGTGGCTTTGCAGAATATGCAGTCGCTGATGCGAACTATGTAGGCGTGTGTGATCCCAAGCTTAGCCATAAAGAGCTCATTGACCTAGCTCCTATTTTGTGTGCTGGTGTTACAGTGTATAAGGGGCTTAAGATGACAGAAGCAAAGCCCGGTGAATGGGTAACAATCTCTGGTATTGGCGGACTTGGACACCTAGCTGTGCAGTATGCAAAGGCTATGGGGCTAAGAATTGCCGCAGTTGATGTTGCTGATGATAAGCTCGAGCTTGCAAAACGCTATGGTGCTGAAGTCGTAGCAAATGCAAAGACAGAAGATGTTGTCGAAAAAATTAGAAAAGAGACTAAAGGCGGGACACACGGCGTTTTAGTTACCGCGGTATCGCCTAAAGCATTTGAACAAGCAGTGAAAATCGCTAGAAGAGGCGGAACTGTCGCGATGAACGGCTTGCCACCGGGAGAATTCCCTCTTGAAATTTTTGGAATGATCCTTAATGGTGTAACCGTGCGTGGCTCGATTGTCGGCACAAGGCTTGATCTGCAAGAGGCGATTGAGTTTGCACAAACAGGGCGTGTAAAAGCGCATGTAAGTGCAGCTGTGAAGCTTGAGCAAGTCAATGAAGTCTTTGACAAAATGAGAAAAGGGCAGATTGAAGGGCGTATGGTCCTTGATATGGGAGCCTAA